The Candidatus Margulisiibacteriota bacterium genome contains the following window.
TTGGCGGCATGTTAGCGCCGCCCAGATGGATACCAAAAACGCCGGTATCGGGCCCATAGTTATGATGCTGTAGATAGTATTCTCCCTTGCCCTCCCCTATTTGATAACGTAAGGAGGGCCTTATTAACTCCAGCATTTTCATAATATCAGCTTTTCTCCAGTTTCCTGCTTCTATAAGACCTCCCTTCAAAGGTAATAAACTTACCGTTCATACTGAGTCTATCCAGGATCGCCGATGCTGTTACTGTATCAAACACCTTTCCCCATTGGGAAGGGGTAAGGTTTGTGGTCACTATGGTCGTCGCAAGCTCCGTTCTTTTCGATATGATCTGGAAGAGGATATCGGCCTGCTCTTTGGTCGGTACCGCATACCCCAACTCATCAAGGCAGAGGACGGGCACTCTCACACAGTAGTCAATGAGGTTGTAGACACTCCTTGCCCTGGAGAACCGTGCCATAAGATCAAAGAGGCTTGAGAAAACGGTCTGGTGTCCCTTTGTAAGAGCATCATGGCAGAAAGCAGTGGCAATATGGGTCTTGCCCACACCGGCAGGGCCGATAATGATGAGATTCGAGGGTTTGGCGAGCCATTCGGTGTGCATATACTCCATAATTTTCTCACGGGGTATTTTGGGATTGAAGATCCAGTCAAAGTCAGATAAAAGCTTTATCCTTTTAATCCCCGACATTCTCATGAGATACTCGATTCGCTTCTGCTCTTTTTTCCTGTGCTCTTCCGCAAGGAAGGCAAAAAGGAACTCACTCTCCTTCTCAGATAATGATGCAGGATCGGTGATAAACCGGAAGGTTTTCCAAAGGTCAGATAAGCTCATCATAGTCGGCAAGATTCCTCCTTTCATAGGTGATATCCAGAAGTTCTTTTTTCTGGGGATGTACGGGCTGCTCTTTGAATCCGGGAGAAAGAAGGCTCTCCACATAAGTGATGCGATATATGCCGAGATTGTTTGCCTCCCGTACGGCAGAAATAAGCGTCTCTCTGGCCATATTTTTAAGAAGCCGGAAGAGCTTGACGGCGCTTAAACGGGGGTCTTCCCCTTCCTTTTCTGCTGTATGGAGAAAAAGTTCTATCTCCTTATCCATCCTCTTCATAAGCTGGTAAATCCGCTCTTCCTTGAAGTGGGGCGTCATATTGAGAAGCCTTTCTCTATGCGAGGGATGTTCAATCGTCAGATTCTTCTCAAAATATCTCCTGTGGAGGGCAACACGTTTGCCGTCAACGACAATTTCGATGGATGAGGGCGAGAGAATAACAGTCGAGGCCATGTTGCTGTAAGAGGATGGAACTGAGTACCGATTCGTGTCGCAGGCGACGAACCCTGTAGAAGAGATCAGTGCAGGAACAAGCCTGCATGGTTTATAATCTATAGCCGGAAGAGGGTTGAGCCTCTCTTCGGCCAGAAGATCAAAAGGCGCTCTGCCGGTGACCCGGTGGGGTCTTTTGTTGCGCTCATGGCGCCAGGACATGAACTTGCTGTTAAGTTCGTCCAGGCCGGTAAAGTCAGCGGCACAGACAAAGTTGTCGATGTCCTGTATGACCCGTTCCACCCTGCCTTTTTCATTTGCCCTGCCTGGTGTACATAGATGGATGGAGAACCCGAAGTGGCGGGAGAAATCCAGAAATTGGGGATTTAGAATAATATCCGGTTTTCTGGTAATGACAACGCTCTTTAAGTTATCGTACCGATGCCCTTTCGCAATCCCGCCAACCTCACGCATTGCCTCTATATGACCGTCCAGGAAGAATTCGAAGGAGTGTTTCGGGTAGAATCTGCCGTAGAGGTACCTGGAATAGGCAAGAAGAAAGAGGAAGCCGTATACTGTGCCAAAAGACAGCCTGCGTTCCATCCAGTCGATTTGAACCTCTTCACCCGGCAGGAAGGTGAGTTCGTGGTATGCCTGTCTCTTTCTTTTCTTCCTCAAATTTATCGTGTAGTCTTTTACCGTTGTGTAGCCTCCGGTAAAGC
Protein-coding sequences here:
- a CDS encoding ATP-binding protein gives rise to the protein MMSLSDLWKTFRFITDPASLSEKESEFLFAFLAEEHRKKEQKRIEYLMRMSGIKRIKLLSDFDWIFNPKIPREKIMEYMHTEWLAKPSNLIIIGPAGVGKTHIATAFCHDALTKGHQTVFSSLFDLMARFSRARSVYNLIDYCVRVPVLCLDELGYAVPTKEQADILFQIISKRTELATTIVTTNLTPSQWGKVFDTVTASAILDRLSMNGKFITFEGRSYRSRKLEKS
- the istA gene encoding IS21 family transposase, producing MDDETLKMQVRHFIEVEHLSIRQISELLSISRKRIMRVMGTGPLPKKRPGIIEPYRRLIEEWYSRYPRLRAIQVLDRLKSYGFTGGYTTVKDYTINLRKKRKRQAYHELTFLPGEEVQIDWMERRLSFGTVYGFLFLLAYSRYLYGRFYPKHSFEFFLDGHIEAMREVGGIAKGHRYDNLKSVVITRKPDIILNPQFLDFSRHFGFSIHLCTPGRANEKGRVERVIQDIDNFVCAADFTGLDELNSKFMSWRHERNKRPHRVTGRAPFDLLAEERLNPLPAIDYKPCRLVPALISSTGFVACDTNRYSVPSSYSNMASTVILSPSSIEIVVDGKRVALHRRYFEKNLTIEHPSHRERLLNMTPHFKEERIYQLMKRMDKEIELFLHTAEKEGEDPRLSAVKLFRLLKNMARETLISAVREANNLGIYRITYVESLLSPGFKEQPVHPQKKELLDITYERRNLADYDELI